Below is a window of Pseudomonas sp. B21-040 DNA.
CAAACTGGGCACCAGCCTCACGCCGCTGGGTGCCGAGAAGGCCGGCAACGCTGACGGCTCTATTCCGGCCTGGACCGGCGGCATCCCGAAAAACGCCGGTGCGGTGGACAGCAAAGGTTTTCTGGCTGACCCGTTCGGCAACGAAAAACCACTGTTTGTAATCACCCCCGCAACGGTCGACAAGTACAAGGACAAGTTGTCGGAAGGCCAGGTGGCGATGTTCAAACGCTACCCGGAAACCTACAAGATTCCGGTCTACCCGACCCACCGCACTGTGGCCGTGCCGCCAGAGATCTACGAGTCAGCCAAGCGCAGTGCACTGAGCGTGAGCACCATCAATGACGGTAACGGATTGGCGGGTTTCACCGGCAACCGTTACTACGCATTCCCGATTCCCAAGAATGGCGTCGAAGTGTTGTGGAACCACATCACCCGTTACCACGGCGGCAACCTCAAACGCATCATCACCCAGGTGACCCCGCAAACCAACGGCAGCTACACTCCGATCCGCTTCGAGGAAGAAATCGCCGTCCCGCAACTGATGAAGGACATGGACGCGGACAAAGCCGCCAACGTGCTGACTTTCTTCAAACAGTCGGTGACCGCACCGGCACGTCTGGCCGGTAACGTACTGTTGGTGCACGAAACCCTCGATCAGGTGAAAGAGCCGCGTCTGGCGTGGATCTACAACGCCGGCCAGCGCCGTGTGCGTCGTGCCCCGCAAGTGGCCTATGACGGCCCGGGCACCGCTGCTGACGGTCTGCGTACCTCCGACAACTACGACATGTTCTCCGGTGCACCGGATCGCTACGACTGGAAACTGGTCGGCAAGAAGGAGATGTACATCCCTTACAACAGCTACAAACTGGATTCGCCGAGCCTCAAGTACGACGACATCGTCAAGGCCGGCCACATTAACCAGGACCTGACCCGATATGAGCTGCACCGCGTCTGGGAAGTGATCGGCACGGTCAAGCCGAGCGAGCGCCACATCTACGCCAAGCGCCACATGTACATCGACGAAGACAGCTGGCAAGTGGCGCTGGTGGATCACTACGACGGTCGCGGGCAACTGTGGCGAGTGGCGGAGGGTCACGCTCAGTATTACTACGATCACCAGGCCCAGGCCTACACGCTGGAAGCGCTCTACGACATCATTGCCGGCCGGTACATTGCACTGGGCATGAAGAACGAAGAGAAACACAGTTTTGAGTTTGCCTTTGAAGCCAAGGTTAACGACTTCACCCCCTCGGCGTTGCGTGCCGAAGGGGTTCGGTAACGGGGCTGATACCTTCGCAGGACAAAAGGCGACCGCTCGGTCGCCTTTTTTATGGGCGCCAATCAGCGTGCTGAATACTTCTCAACAAGCGGCTTGGACAGGTCTAGGGTTGGCGGACAATTATAAAAAGGCACGCCGCAATGACCGCCATGACTCCGTGTCTGGACCGTTCTGGATTTTTGCCCAGACTGTCCTCCCATCATCTGTCGCGTGAGCGTTTGACCGAGCCGCTGCTGGCCTCCACGGCGCGGGTGAAATTGCTCTGCGCACCAGCGGGCAGTGGCAAGACCGCACTGCTCGCCGAATGCCTGTTGCAGGCACCGCCGCAGTGTCGTGTGTGTTGGTTGCCGTTGTCTGGCGTGGCAATGAGCACCGCTGATTTTCGACAACGTCTGGCCGAGACGCTAGGGCTGGCCTCGTCAGGCGAAACTGAATTGCTGGGGCAACTGGCGCGATTGCAGACGCCGACCTGGCTGTTTCTCGACGACTATTGCCGCGTCCCGAACCCCGAACTGGACTTGTTGCTGGATCGCATGCTGGCGGTCAGCAGCCCGATGTTGACCTGGTGGATGGGCGCTCGTCGGCGCCCGCAATGCAACTGGCCGCGGTTGCTGCTCGATGACGAATTGTATGAATGTGAGCACTCGACGCTGGCCTTCAATCAAACCGAAATCGCCGCACTGTTGCGCCATCTGCCGCAGGCAGACGCCAACAACGCCGCCAGTAAAATCATCCAGCGCAGTGGCGGCTGGTGTGCGGGCGTACGGATTGCGCTGCTGCAAAAATGTGATTGGTCGCGCAACAACACACTTCAAGGGCAAACGGACACGTTGCTTGATTACCTGCAGCACGAGTTGTTCGCTGTGCTGACCCCGGAATTGGCGGAGGTCTGGCGGGTCCTGGCGCATTTGCCACGTTTCAATGCAAGCCTTTGCGATCACCTGTTTGGGGCCGGTGAAGGCTGCGCGTACCTGAAGGTGTTGCAGGAACTGGGCTGTTTTATCGAGCCTTGGCAGGACTCGGCAGACTGGCTGCAAATTTTCGCTCCGCTCACTCACACGATACGCAATGAGCAATGGCCAGCCGGTCGTTCCTGGCATCGACGTGCCTGCCAATGGTTCACGGCTGAACAGGACTGGAAAGCCGCCTTCGAGCAGGCCTTGCTGGCCGAAGAATTCGAAGTCGCGGTCAGCCTGCTGCAGCACTTCAGTTTCGAGCATCTATTCGAGGAGCAGACAGTGGTCCTGTTGCTGCGTTTGCATGAGCAGCACGGCGACGAACTGACGCTCGGCTCGCCGCAATTGGTCGGGTTGATCACCGCAGCCTTGCTGTTTGCCGGTCGATTCGAGCAAGCGGCCGAATGCATCGAACATCTGTCTCGATTCACCCCTCAACCGTCGGCGCTCCTTCAGCGGCAATTGATTGCGCGCTGGCAGGCCCAGCAAGGCTGGCTACTGCATTTGCAAGGGCGCATGGAGGGTTCACGCGCGCATTTTCTCGACGCGCTAAGCGTGCTCGGTGCTGAACTCTGGCCCGTACGTTTGATGTGCCTGTCGGGTTTGACGCAACAAGCCCTGCTCAGGGGCGAACTCGATTTGGCGCAGGCGATAAACCGCGATGCGTTGTGCCTGGCACGAGCACAAGGCTCGCTGGTGTTCGAAGGTCTGCTTGAACTCGATCACGCGCAATTACTGGAGCAACGTGGCGCTCCTCAACGTGCCGAAAGTTTGCTCGCGAATGTACATGGCCTACTCACTCAACAGCAGCAGATCGCCGGGCCCTTGCTTGGGCGAATTGCCTTGCGCCGTGGGCGCTTGAACTTGTCTCAGGGCCTGGATGCACAGGCCGCCGAATATTTCGAAGCCGGGATGCAGATCTGTCTGCGCAGTCACGACAAACGGGTGCTTTATGGGTTCCTCGGTTTGGCTCAGGTGGCGGCCAATCAGAGCGACTATGCCCAGGCGTTTGCCCATCTGCGCGACGCCGAACGCTTGATGCAACAGCGGCAGATTCCCGACACTGTTTACCGCGGTGTGCTGTTGCAAATCAGCAGTCAAATCTGGCTCCAGCAGGGCCGTCCCGAATTAGCGGTTGAGGCCTTGACGCGGGTCTTGCGTCATTATCGTGGGCCTCAGGCGCGACAGGCGCCCCCCGCCACCCTTGATCTCATACCACGCATTGAATACCTGCTGATTTTAGCGAAAACCTGTTTGCACCAAGCAAACCAGCCGCAAATTCAACTGTTTGGATTGATAGATCAGGCGCAACAGAGAGGCATGTTAAGCCTGGAGGCAGAACTGCAGTTGGCACTGGGGCAAGTCGCTTGGTTGATGGGGGATAGTTCCCTTGCTGAGCGTGCTTTACAGTGCGGTCAGCAATTGGTTAAGCGTCATGGTCTCCACCAAGCGTTGCGTGAATTGAAATTGCGACAACCGGATTTTGAACGTGAAGTAAGCGATTTGCCGTCTGTCGTGGACGCAGGCCCGCTCAGCCGACGCGAGTTGGAAGTGCTCGCGTTAATTGCTCAAGGGAATTCCAATCAGCAAATAGCTGAGCAGCTTTATATCTCCTTACATACGGTTAAGACTCATGCGCGCCGAATTCATGGGAAGTTGGGTGTTGCCCGGAGAACGCAAGCAGTGGCAAAGGCGAAGTTATTAAGGTTGTGTTAAATGTGGGGGGGGTGGTTGTTTTAATATTATTGTTTGATGACTAAATTACTTGAAATGGATTTGGTGTTTTCAGCGCGGTGAAAAGTTATTAGGGTTGGGCCTCTGCAGGTGAAGTGACATGAAGTTGCTTCTGGTCTGTCTCTATCAAGGATAACTAAGATGAGTGCAAGTTATAACAGTTTGATGCTCGATGCTCCGCAAGGAACCGTGCAGGCTTCCACTGAGTTGGCGAAGGTTCGGCAGGTGGGGGAGCAACTTTTGGCGTTTCTGGGTGATGTTCCTTCATTTAAGGAAATGACCCGTGACCGGTTAGCGCTGAAAGTACATGAGTATAATGTGGCGCTGAATTCTGAAAATATTTTTATTACCAGAGGTGCTTACACGGCTGAGCAGAAAACTCGTCCATCAGGTACTTTGCTGGATGTTTTTTTCGAGTGTTTGGAAAAAAATATATCTCCTAACTATATTTTTGGGGTGGATGGTGTATACACACGACCGAACACTACAAATAATGCATACGCTGTTCAAGGCCTCAGTATTCAATCGGTCGAACGCATTCTGGTAAAAGCAATAAGTGATCTCAGATCGGAGCATCGCGCAAGCGTTGATCGATACTGGCTGACCAATGCCGGAGTGATTGATAATCCGGCTTCGACGAACAAAGATGTCTTGAAGCAATTACAGGCGCATGCGTTGATGGCCCAACTGTCGCTGAGTACTATTGGAGGAGTATTGGACTCTTCCCAAGGGCGACGGGTTTCGGAACTCCTGCTGTCGGGAAAGGGTACTGCTTTATACCGCATCGTATTGGAAGTACCAAACAAAATTCCGGCGACGTTTCCTTCCAGCTTTGTAGTCAATATGAACGGGCTGACACCTTCAGAACTTTCTCTGGATGACGACTGGCACACTTGTGTGGTGTACACGCCAGAAAGCGGTTTCGAATTTTTCGTCACGAGTAATGATATGCATGCGGCATTGTGTTCGCGATGGTCTGTCTCGAAAACCAGTGTGTCCTATAAGAATGTGCAAGAGGATATATTCGATTTTTGTGTCGATAGTCGTCTAAAGCAACAGCGCGATGATTTTTCGAGGCTTTTAAACTTTGGTGATAGCCATAGCCCGAATTTGCTCGTTGAGTTGGAAGCGATTCAGCGACTGGACGCGGTGAAATCAAACTGGTCAGCTCAATTCGAGGTGTTGAAGGCGGCAGTCAATCGTGCCGGTTGGCCGGACTGGTTAAAAGCGTCGGACAAGAACGTTCAGCTGCGGTATGAGGAACTTGAAGAATCGGCGGATAATTACGACGCCGAGTTTCAAGTTAAGTCCGATGAGCATTTTTCCCTGACCTTGTATGCTCGCAGAAAGGTTAAAGATTGGGCCCGCAGTGCGTTCGGCGTTGAAATCAACCCCGATACGATAAAAGTTCATAGCCGGTATGAGCTCAAAATCGGTGGTCGGACGATCGTTCAGGAGGACGCAAGGACCCTGACAGAACAGATTATTTTCGGATTGCACGATGGTGGACACAGGGTCCAGATGCGTTTCGAGGGCGCTCAGGCAATTCCTGGCTTGACTCCCGAAAAGCTTGAATACTGGTTGCAAACTGTCGATGTACGACGCGATTTTGTGGAGGCGGCGCCCTTTTATCTGTCACAGGCCTATCACGATGCCTGTCTCAATCGATTGTCGAGTAAATTGGAACTCGCACTGTGGATAGCTCGATACACCGGAAAGATCAACGATAACGATGTCCGGTTGGTTGAGCGTGGATTGCAAGGTGAATTGGCGGTTGAGATTAATGGCGTGTACTTCGACGGAGCGTCCCATTGTTTGAATGATGTCATGCTGTTCTGGGGGGCGCAAAAATCGTTTGGTACACAACTGGTCTTCTTGAAAACCCCAAAAGGGGAATATGAGGTCCTTCGTTTTGCTGAGTTTAATGCCTTTAAGGAAAAACTTGGGGAATGGATGAATAGCGATTCTGGTTATGCGGCTTCGCTTATGAATGCCAATGATGTTCCAAGTGTGGGGGAAAGGCTGCGTCAGCACGTTATAAAACCGATTCTGAGTAACCTCAAGTCCATAGTTTTAAATAGAGAGACGCGAATACCACTGACCCGTTTTGTGGGGCTGAATTATGATTGGTCGTTAGCGAAAATCAATCAGGCAGCTCCGGCCTATTACCGAAATGTGCCGCGACTGTTGCGTCAGCAACATGCTCGTCTAAATACAGAGCTCAAAGCGCTTTACACTGTAGAGTCCCGCGAAACGGCGTTTCCTTCCTTTGAGGAATATTCCCGAGAACTTATTAAAGAAAGGGTAGAGGCGGTACTTCGTTCTCGCGGGAGTTACGTCAATGTCGATCCCGATATGGTTTATGTGCAAATAAGCTCGGATGAGCAGATGAGTCTGACGGAACTGATTGTCGAGGGGCGTAGCTTTGAGCCTAATAATAGTCCTCAACCCGTTCCAGGGCAGTATCCTAAATTTTATTGGAGAGCTGTCCACCCGCCCCTCGACAAGCTCGATATACGAGATATTGCCTCGTGGTCTAAAACACTTCGCTCGGGAGAAAAATATATTGACTTTCTGAAGTCTGATTATCTGGCTGAGCGTCATTCATCCTACACCTTCAGACGAGAAGTAAACTTCAAACGTGTGCATTGTGAGATGCATCAGGCCTTACTGACTCAGTTCTTTGATGCTGGATTGGACGGTGATCAGTTTAGAAGTATTGAAAAACTTATTCTTGATCTGAAAGTTCCGCAAGGACAATTGTATGAGAATCCTGTGGTCAATGAGGAAAGTGTCTATCGATTTAATATTTTAAAAACTCGTGAGGTGACGGGTGTTTATATATTCAGGATTAAGACCGCTAAAGGACTTGAAGATTTTCTTTATACTCCGGATGCACCGGATGGTGCGGCGTTTCGCCCCATCGGTCATTTTGCTTCCGCTGTCAGGCTTCGTTTTGGTCCGTTCAGGAGTTATTACATCAATCGAATAAAAGTCGCAGATAAAAAGGTGGTCAACGACTATTTTGATCTGCTTCAGAGTCGTGCTGACACAGTTGCGGCGCCTGTGCCTTCGTACATGTCCAGGGTCAGGGATCTGCGAGCTTCATATGAAATCAAAGTGAATCGGGTCATTGATGATGTCGATGAACAAACCACCAGTCTTAATGAGATTGTTGCGGGCCTGATTTATGATAATGTGATGTTGGCTGCCACTGTTATTAGTTTAGTTATTCCTCCTGTTGGTGTGTTGGTGACGATTGTAGAACTGGGTAAAAATTTCTACGATGGCGTAAAGGCACATTACTATGGCGATTACGATGCCTCGTTTAAATACTTCAAGGACGCATTGATCGGACTGGTGAGCCTGGGGCAGGCAACTCGGGGTGCAAAAGAGGTCACCAATGCCCAGAAGAGTTTGATCCAGTTGTTTGGTGATGCAAAAACCGTTGTGAGCATGGTATCTAAGGCCACGGGGCAGAAACTCGGTCATGAAAGACTGCTCGAAATCGTTCAAGACGTGCTGGGTGAACAAGACGTCAATACCAGCAAAACCACAGTGCATTAATTTTTCTCTTTACTCTGTGCAGGCTGGATACTGAGGTCGACAGAGATCAAATAGAACGGGATGGCTCATACCCCATCCGCCAACTCACGGCCCGCGTCGCCGCCAGCAATCGCTGCGCCGCCGGGCCGTTTTCGTCTGCGTAAAACAACGACGCCGGGCCAACAATAGTCATCACCGCAGCAACATTCCCGACGGCATTGAATACCGGCGCTGACAACGCATCGACACCGGGCATCAGCAACCCGTGCACATGATGCAGACCGCGCTCGCGGATCTGTTCGCACAATGCCGTGTAGGCCTGATCGTCCGCCAGCGTATGAACGTTGGCGGTTTGCAGTTCCTGCTCGCGCAAGTCGACGGTTTCACGCTTTGGCAGAAACGCGCCGAACACCAAACCGGTGGATGAACTGAGCAATGGCAACACCGAACCCAACTGCGTCACCACCGTCACCGCGCGCACCGCCGGTTCGATGTGAACCACGGTCGCACCCTGATTGCCCCACACCGCCAAAAAGCAGGTTTCGTTCAGTTCATCGCGCAGTTCGGCCAACGGCAGGGCAGCGACTTTCAGCACATCCATACTGTTGAGTGCGGCAAGACCGACGCGCAAGGCTTCACGCCCGAGGCCGTAGTGGTTGGTGGCGGTGTTCTGCTCGGCAAAACCGCTGGCGATCAGCGCCTGCAAATAGCGATGGACCTTGCTCGCCGGCATCTGCACGTGTTCCGCCAGGCGCGACAGCGAGGTCGATGGCGACAACTGGGCCAAGGCCTTGAGGATGTCGGTGCCGACCTCGGCCGAGCGGACTTTCTGCTTGTCGTTGTTGCGCGGCGTTTCCATGGAGGCGGTCTGATCCCGGGACGAATGGGCGTCTTTATAGCTTGACGGTCAATACCAATCAAATTACGTTATGCGTAATCAAATTACGATAAAAATAACCCAGGCGTGCCGAACCTCTGCAACAGAGCGACAGGCCACTGCCTACTCCCTGTTCAGGAGGCTCCATGAACCCTGATTCAACCGCGCCAGCGCTGGCTTATCAGTCAGGCTTCGGCAACGAGTTCAGCAGTGAAGCGTTGCCCGGCGCACTGCCCGTCGGCCAGAATTCCCCGCAAAAGGCCCCCTATGGCCTCTACACCGAATTGTTCTCCGGCACCGCGTTTACCATGGCTCGCAGTGAAGCGCGGCGCACATGGATGTACCGCATTCAGCCATCGGCCAATCACCCGGCGTTCGTCAAACTGGATCGGCAACTGGCCGGCGGCCCATTGGGTGAAGTGACCCCCAACCGCCTGCGCTGGAACCCGTTGGACATCCCCACCGAGCCGACCGATTTCATCGATGGGCTGGTGAGCATGGCCGCCAACTCGGGCGCGGAAAAACCGGCCGGGATCAGCATCCTTAGCTACCGCGCGAACCGCTCCATGGAGCGCGTTTTCTTCAACGCTGACGGCGAACTGCTGCTGGTGCCGGAGCAGGGGCGCTTGCGAATTGCTACCGAGCTCGGCGTGCTGGATCTGGAACCACTGGAAATCGCCGTATTGCCACGCGGGCTGAAATTTCGCGTCGAACTGCTCGACCCGCAAGCGCGCGGTTACATCGCCGAGAACCACGGCGCGCCGTTGCGTCTGCCGGACCTGGGGCCGATCGGCAGCAATGGCCTGGCCAACCCGCGGGACTTCCTGACGCCGGTTGCGCATTACGAAAATCTCAAGCAGCCGACCACGCTGGTGCAGAAATTCCTCGGTCAATTGTGGGGCTGCGAGCTGGATCATTCACCGCTCAACGTGGTCGCCTGGCATGGCAATAACGTGCCGTACAAATATGACCTGCGCCGTTTCAATACCATCGGCACGGTCAGTTTCGATCACCCGGACCCTTCGATTTTCACCGTCCTGACGTCGCCAACCAGTGTGCATGGCCTGGCCAACCTGGACTTCGTGATCTTCCCGCCACGCTGGATGGTCGCCGAGAAAACCTTCCGTCCACCGTGGTTCCACCGCAATCTGATGAACGAGTTCATGGGGCTGATCAAAGGCGAATACGATGCCAAGGCCGAAGGCTTTGTGCCCGGCGGTGCGTCCTTGCACAGCTGCATGAGTGCACACGGTCCCGACGGTGAAACCTGCACCAAGGCGATCAATGCGGAACTGGCGCCAGCGAAAATCGACAACACCATGGCCTTCATGTTCGAGACCAGCCAGGTATTGCGCCCGAGCCGTTTCGCCCTGGATTGCCCGCAACTGCAAACAAACTACGATGCCTGCTGGGCCACGCTGCCTGCCACTTTCGACCCGACCCGGAGATAACCCATGACTCAGACTTCCATCACTCGTAGCTGGGTTGCCTCCGCCAACGGCCACACCGATTTCCCGCTGCAAAACCTGCCGTTGGGTGTGTTCAGCGTGAACGGTTCAGCCCCGCGCAGCGGTGTGGCGATCGGCGAGCATATTTTTGATCTGGAGGCGGCGCTGGAAGCCGGGCTGTTCGATGGCGCTGCGAAAGCGGCCGTCGAAGCGACCCGTGGCGGTCAACTGAATGCGTTTTTCGAACTGGGTCGCGACGCTCGCGTTGCCTTGCGCCAACGTCTGCTGGAACTGTTCACCGAAGGCAGCACCCTGCACGGAAAAATCGAAGCCCAAGGCGCAAAACTGCTGCCCTTGGCGGCGAATTGCGAGATGCACCTGCCAGCTAAAATCAACGATTACACCGACTTCTACGTCGGTATCGAGCACGCGCAAAACGTCGGCAAACTGTTCCGCCCCGATAACCCGCTGCTGCCGAACTACAAGTACGTCCCCATCGGTTATCACGGCCGCGCTTCGACCATTCGTCCGTCCGGTACTGACGTTCGCCGTCCGAAAGGCCAGACCTTGCCGGCCGGTCAGACCGAGCCGACAT
It encodes the following:
- a CDS encoding IclR family transcriptional regulator, with translation METPRNNDKQKVRSAEVGTDILKALAQLSPSTSLSRLAEHVQMPASKVHRYLQALIASGFAEQNTATNHYGLGREALRVGLAALNSMDVLKVAALPLAELRDELNETCFLAVWGNQGATVVHIEPAVRAVTVVTQLGSVLPLLSSSTGLVFGAFLPKRETVDLREQELQTANVHTLADDQAYTALCEQIRERGLHHVHGLLMPGVDALSAPVFNAVGNVAAVMTIVGPASLFYADENGPAAQRLLAATRAVSWRMGYEPSRSI
- a CDS encoding dermonecrotic toxin domain-containing protein, whose amino-acid sequence is MSASYNSLMLDAPQGTVQASTELAKVRQVGEQLLAFLGDVPSFKEMTRDRLALKVHEYNVALNSENIFITRGAYTAEQKTRPSGTLLDVFFECLEKNISPNYIFGVDGVYTRPNTTNNAYAVQGLSIQSVERILVKAISDLRSEHRASVDRYWLTNAGVIDNPASTNKDVLKQLQAHALMAQLSLSTIGGVLDSSQGRRVSELLLSGKGTALYRIVLEVPNKIPATFPSSFVVNMNGLTPSELSLDDDWHTCVVYTPESGFEFFVTSNDMHAALCSRWSVSKTSVSYKNVQEDIFDFCVDSRLKQQRDDFSRLLNFGDSHSPNLLVELEAIQRLDAVKSNWSAQFEVLKAAVNRAGWPDWLKASDKNVQLRYEELEESADNYDAEFQVKSDEHFSLTLYARRKVKDWARSAFGVEINPDTIKVHSRYELKIGGRTIVQEDARTLTEQIIFGLHDGGHRVQMRFEGAQAIPGLTPEKLEYWLQTVDVRRDFVEAAPFYLSQAYHDACLNRLSSKLELALWIARYTGKINDNDVRLVERGLQGELAVEINGVYFDGASHCLNDVMLFWGAQKSFGTQLVFLKTPKGEYEVLRFAEFNAFKEKLGEWMNSDSGYAASLMNANDVPSVGERLRQHVIKPILSNLKSIVLNRETRIPLTRFVGLNYDWSLAKINQAAPAYYRNVPRLLRQQHARLNTELKALYTVESRETAFPSFEEYSRELIKERVEAVLRSRGSYVNVDPDMVYVQISSDEQMSLTELIVEGRSFEPNNSPQPVPGQYPKFYWRAVHPPLDKLDIRDIASWSKTLRSGEKYIDFLKSDYLAERHSSYTFRREVNFKRVHCEMHQALLTQFFDAGLDGDQFRSIEKLILDLKVPQGQLYENPVVNEESVYRFNILKTREVTGVYIFRIKTAKGLEDFLYTPDAPDGAAFRPIGHFASAVRLRFGPFRSYYINRIKVADKKVVNDYFDLLQSRADTVAAPVPSYMSRVRDLRASYEIKVNRVIDDVDEQTTSLNEIVAGLIYDNVMLAATVISLVIPPVGVLVTIVELGKNFYDGVKAHYYGDYDASFKYFKDALIGLVSLGQATRGAKEVTNAQKSLIQLFGDAKTVVSMVSKATGQKLGHERLLEIVQDVLGEQDVNTSKTTVH
- the hmgA gene encoding homogentisate 1,2-dioxygenase, which codes for MNPDSTAPALAYQSGFGNEFSSEALPGALPVGQNSPQKAPYGLYTELFSGTAFTMARSEARRTWMYRIQPSANHPAFVKLDRQLAGGPLGEVTPNRLRWNPLDIPTEPTDFIDGLVSMAANSGAEKPAGISILSYRANRSMERVFFNADGELLLVPEQGRLRIATELGVLDLEPLEIAVLPRGLKFRVELLDPQARGYIAENHGAPLRLPDLGPIGSNGLANPRDFLTPVAHYENLKQPTTLVQKFLGQLWGCELDHSPLNVVAWHGNNVPYKYDLRRFNTIGTVSFDHPDPSIFTVLTSPTSVHGLANLDFVIFPPRWMVAEKTFRPPWFHRNLMNEFMGLIKGEYDAKAEGFVPGGASLHSCMSAHGPDGETCTKAINAELAPAKIDNTMAFMFETSQVLRPSRFALDCPQLQTNYDACWATLPATFDPTRR
- a CDS encoding LuxR C-terminal-related transcriptional regulator, with amino-acid sequence MTAMTPCLDRSGFLPRLSSHHLSRERLTEPLLASTARVKLLCAPAGSGKTALLAECLLQAPPQCRVCWLPLSGVAMSTADFRQRLAETLGLASSGETELLGQLARLQTPTWLFLDDYCRVPNPELDLLLDRMLAVSSPMLTWWMGARRRPQCNWPRLLLDDELYECEHSTLAFNQTEIAALLRHLPQADANNAASKIIQRSGGWCAGVRIALLQKCDWSRNNTLQGQTDTLLDYLQHELFAVLTPELAEVWRVLAHLPRFNASLCDHLFGAGEGCAYLKVLQELGCFIEPWQDSADWLQIFAPLTHTIRNEQWPAGRSWHRRACQWFTAEQDWKAAFEQALLAEEFEVAVSLLQHFSFEHLFEEQTVVLLLRLHEQHGDELTLGSPQLVGLITAALLFAGRFEQAAECIEHLSRFTPQPSALLQRQLIARWQAQQGWLLHLQGRMEGSRAHFLDALSVLGAELWPVRLMCLSGLTQQALLRGELDLAQAINRDALCLARAQGSLVFEGLLELDHAQLLEQRGAPQRAESLLANVHGLLTQQQQIAGPLLGRIALRRGRLNLSQGLDAQAAEYFEAGMQICLRSHDKRVLYGFLGLAQVAANQSDYAQAFAHLRDAERLMQQRQIPDTVYRGVLLQISSQIWLQQGRPELAVEALTRVLRHYRGPQARQAPPATLDLIPRIEYLLILAKTCLHQANQPQIQLFGLIDQAQQRGMLSLEAELQLALGQVAWLMGDSSLAERALQCGQQLVKRHGLHQALRELKLRQPDFEREVSDLPSVVDAGPLSRRELEVLALIAQGNSNQQIAEQLYISLHTVKTHARRIHGKLGVARRTQAVAKAKLLRLC
- a CDS encoding DUF1329 domain-containing protein translates to MRKMILQCGALALSLLAVNVMAAVSPEEANKLGTSLTPLGAEKAGNADGSIPAWTGGIPKNAGAVDSKGFLADPFGNEKPLFVITPATVDKYKDKLSEGQVAMFKRYPETYKIPVYPTHRTVAVPPEIYESAKRSALSVSTINDGNGLAGFTGNRYYAFPIPKNGVEVLWNHITRYHGGNLKRIITQVTPQTNGSYTPIRFEEEIAVPQLMKDMDADKAANVLTFFKQSVTAPARLAGNVLLVHETLDQVKEPRLAWIYNAGQRRVRRAPQVAYDGPGTAADGLRTSDNYDMFSGAPDRYDWKLVGKKEMYIPYNSYKLDSPSLKYDDIVKAGHINQDLTRYELHRVWEVIGTVKPSERHIYAKRHMYIDEDSWQVALVDHYDGRGQLWRVAEGHAQYYYDHQAQAYTLEALYDIIAGRYIALGMKNEEKHSFEFAFEAKVNDFTPSALRAEGVR